The following are encoded in a window of Geobacter metallireducens GS-15 genomic DNA:
- a CDS encoding pilus assembly PilX family protein, translated as MGGRVLNERGAALVVAIILLMVLTILMTVLNHATLYEMISSRTYQESQRAFYAAETGVRDALEWLGKQNSPPETTITPPGWFYDGTVARKDATWCSWQTVEDIHFRYYIEHLKDAPNYNMSSTIGKNSKGPKSVQHYYRITVDGANSTYLVHRQVQVVTTAYW; from the coding sequence ATGGGGGGACGGGTGCTGAATGAGCGGGGGGCTGCGCTGGTCGTGGCGATCATACTGCTGATGGTCCTCACCATCCTGATGACGGTACTGAATCATGCGACCCTGTATGAAATGATTTCAAGCCGCACTTATCAGGAATCCCAGCGGGCTTTCTACGCAGCCGAGACAGGGGTCCGCGATGCCCTGGAATGGCTCGGAAAGCAGAATTCCCCGCCGGAAACCACCATCACCCCCCCCGGCTGGTTTTATGACGGGACCGTGGCGCGCAAGGACGCCACGTGGTGCTCTTGGCAGACAGTGGAGGATATCCATTTCCGGTACTATATCGAACACCTGAAAGACGCCCCGAATTACAACATGAGTAGCACCATCGGCAAGAACTCCAAGGGGCCGAAGAGCGTCCAGCACTACTACCGCATAACGGTCGACGGGGCCAACAGCACCTATCTGGTGCACAGGCAGGTCCAGGTCGTGACGACCGCCTACTGGTGA
- the sucD gene encoding succinate--CoA ligase subunit alpha, translating to MSILINKDSKIVVQGITGRSGLFHTQQCRDYGSRIVAGVTPGKGGIHIEGIPVFNTVEEAVRYTGANVSMIFVPPPGAADAILEAADAGVDLAVCITEGIPVRDMVPVKRILQGSKTRLVGPNCPGVITPGECKVGIMPGYIHKPGKIGVVSRSGTLTYEAVKQITEAGLGQSTCVGIGGDPIIGMQFIDVLKLFNEDKQTEAVFMIGEIGGSAEEDAAEWIRENMKKPVAAFIAGVTAPPGKRMGHAGAIITGGKGKAEDKIRTLGECGVVVAPSPTKMGAAMLEALGKK from the coding sequence ATGTCCATACTCATCAACAAGGATTCAAAGATAGTCGTCCAGGGAATCACGGGCCGCAGCGGCCTCTTCCACACCCAGCAGTGCCGGGACTATGGCTCCAGGATCGTGGCCGGCGTCACCCCGGGCAAGGGGGGGATCCACATCGAGGGGATTCCGGTCTTCAATACGGTGGAGGAGGCGGTGCGGTACACCGGCGCCAATGTCTCCATGATTTTCGTTCCACCCCCTGGGGCCGCCGACGCCATCCTTGAGGCGGCCGACGCGGGGGTCGACCTGGCGGTCTGCATCACCGAAGGGATCCCGGTGCGCGACATGGTGCCGGTGAAGCGGATTCTCCAGGGGAGCAAGACCCGCCTCGTGGGGCCCAACTGCCCCGGCGTCATCACCCCGGGCGAGTGCAAGGTGGGGATCATGCCCGGCTACATCCACAAGCCCGGCAAGATCGGCGTCGTCTCCCGCAGCGGCACCCTCACCTACGAGGCGGTGAAGCAGATCACCGAGGCGGGGCTCGGCCAGTCCACCTGTGTCGGCATCGGCGGCGACCCCATCATCGGCATGCAGTTCATCGATGTCCTGAAGCTTTTCAACGAGGACAAGCAAACCGAGGCGGTCTTCATGATCGGCGAGATCGGCGGGAGCGCCGAAGAGGACGCCGCCGAGTGGATCCGGGAGAACATGAAGAAGCCCGTGGCCGCCTTCATCGCCGGGGTCACCGCCCCCCCGGGAAAGCGGATGGGCCATGCCGGCGCCATCATCACCGGCGGGAAGGGAAAGGCGGAGGACAAGATTCGCACCCTGGGCGAGTGCGGCGTGGTCGTGGCCCCGAGCCCCACGAAAATGGGGGCGGCCATGCTGGAGGCCCTTGGCAAGAAGTAA
- a CDS encoding type IV pilus modification PilV family protein, translated as MTSRLNQKGYTLVEMLIAMFLLVVGFLSVFLVLWASTTSGRFSRDMTTAANLGQDMLERIGTMKYDDLPETSGFQNYPEPFGDKSLAAAAFEARQWRISSAGSMKIVTARISWIKNGARKTRDFTMVRRKEY; from the coding sequence ATGACCAGCCGTTTGAACCAGAAAGGGTATACCCTCGTTGAGATGCTGATTGCCATGTTTCTTCTGGTGGTTGGCTTTCTGTCGGTTTTTCTGGTGCTCTGGGCCTCTACAACGTCGGGGCGTTTCAGTCGAGACATGACGACCGCGGCAAACCTTGGCCAGGATATGCTGGAGCGGATCGGTACCATGAAGTATGACGATTTGCCTGAAACAAGCGGATTTCAGAACTATCCGGAACCGTTCGGCGACAAGAGCCTGGCTGCCGCTGCCTTCGAGGCGCGACAGTGGCGGATATCTTCGGCCGGCAGCATGAAGATCGTGACCGCCAGGATATCGTGGATCAAAAACGGCGCCAGGAAGACAAGGGATTTCACCATGGTCAGGCGGAAAGAGTACTAG
- a CDS encoding pyridoxal phosphate-dependent aminotransferase produces the protein MPIATKIAGHISKSSWIRKMFEEGERLRQVHGAENVYDFTLGNPDTEPPREFQEEFARLATNPIPGMHRYMNNAGYQETRAAVAEVLAEASGLPVEAGHVVMTCGAGGALNVVLKTILNPGEEVIILTPYFVEYKFYIDNHGGVPKEVWTNRETFQLNIPAIEAAITNKTRAVIICSPNNPTGVIYPEESLKELGEMLARAERRYDRQIYVISDEPYARIAFDGKHVPNIFRYVESSVIVTSHSKDLALPGERIGYLAVNPSARGVEQFVEGAVFSNRVLGYVNAPALMQRLVTKLQRASVDIGEYQSKRDLLYDRLTAMGFEMVRPDGAFYLFPKSPLTDDVEFVKMAQKHRILLVPGAGFGAPGFFRIAYCVDRGMIERSLPAWQQLARETGLGG, from the coding sequence ATGCCCATCGCCACAAAAATCGCCGGCCACATCTCCAAGTCGTCCTGGATCAGGAAGATGTTCGAGGAGGGGGAGCGGCTGCGCCAGGTCCACGGGGCCGAGAACGTGTACGACTTCACCCTCGGCAATCCCGACACGGAGCCCCCCCGGGAGTTCCAGGAGGAGTTCGCCCGCCTCGCCACCAATCCCATCCCCGGCATGCACCGCTACATGAACAACGCCGGCTACCAGGAGACCCGGGCCGCCGTGGCTGAGGTGCTTGCCGAGGCGTCCGGCCTCCCCGTGGAAGCCGGGCACGTGGTGATGACCTGCGGGGCCGGCGGCGCCCTGAACGTGGTCCTAAAGACCATCCTCAATCCGGGCGAAGAGGTGATCATCCTCACCCCCTACTTCGTGGAGTACAAGTTCTACATCGACAACCACGGCGGGGTGCCGAAGGAGGTCTGGACCAACAGGGAGACCTTCCAGCTGAACATCCCGGCCATCGAAGCCGCCATCACCAACAAAACCCGGGCCGTCATCATCTGCTCCCCCAACAACCCCACCGGCGTCATCTACCCGGAAGAGAGCCTGAAGGAACTGGGCGAAATGCTTGCGCGGGCAGAGCGGCGCTACGACCGACAGATTTACGTCATCTCCGACGAACCCTACGCCCGGATCGCCTTTGACGGCAAGCATGTGCCGAACATCTTCCGGTACGTGGAGAGCTCGGTCATCGTCACCTCCCACAGCAAGGACCTGGCACTCCCCGGCGAGCGGATCGGCTACCTGGCCGTCAACCCCAGTGCCCGGGGAGTAGAGCAGTTCGTGGAAGGGGCGGTCTTCAGCAACCGGGTCCTCGGCTACGTGAACGCGCCGGCCCTCATGCAGCGGCTCGTGACAAAGCTCCAGCGGGCCTCCGTGGACATCGGCGAGTACCAGTCCAAGCGGGACCTTCTCTACGACCGCCTCACCGCCATGGGCTTCGAGATGGTGCGGCCCGACGGCGCCTTTTACCTCTTTCCCAAGTCACCGCTGACCGACGATGTGGAGTTCGTGAAGATGGCCCAGAAACACCGGATTCTGCTGGTTCCCGGGGCCGGCTTCGGCGCCCCCGGCTTCTTCCGGATTGCCTACTGCGTCGACCGGGGAATGATCGAGCGGAGTCTTCCCGCCTGGCAACAGCTGGCCCGGGAGACGGGGCTGGGGGGATAG
- a CDS encoding prepilin-type N-terminal cleavage/methylation domain-containing protein → MGGYTLVEVLVVIVILAVISAGLSTVFITGQKEYGVREATIRMQQQARQAMNEMERELKNTGYGLMDMGDLTVKVYKSSGAIPSWQVVEASDGGTEPDSIKVLYSGAESDVGYDYIVSVDHPTSSALMLVSAVGSVPPSRTLNDDFIKGDLFLVYDPSDPGKPATRFQATNVTAPDKIHHNPGGYNPSGGTLDVAYGVGSKVLNLRLMQAKSVSYSVDARQNLIKTVEDLSLIDPPANQRTKIVASGVEDLQIRYQFKDGTWKNAGDPGFVAKDLRAIQVSIIVRTEKPDPRYPGQSLQLTGSYGNGGVKNSAGYRRMAMSTIIYVRNLGFRD, encoded by the coding sequence ATGGGGGGGTACACGCTTGTCGAGGTGCTTGTGGTCATCGTTATTCTGGCGGTGATCAGTGCCGGCTTGTCCACTGTGTTCATCACCGGGCAGAAAGAGTATGGCGTGCGTGAGGCTACCATCAGGATGCAGCAGCAGGCACGGCAGGCCATGAACGAGATGGAGCGGGAACTTAAAAACACCGGCTACGGCCTCATGGATATGGGCGACCTGACTGTCAAAGTTTACAAGTCTAGCGGGGCCATTCCCTCCTGGCAGGTGGTCGAGGCGTCGGATGGCGGCACTGAGCCCGACTCGATCAAGGTCCTGTACAGCGGGGCCGAGAGCGACGTGGGATATGATTATATCGTTTCCGTGGATCACCCTACAAGTTCAGCGCTCATGCTGGTCAGCGCCGTTGGCTCCGTCCCCCCCTCGCGCACGCTCAATGACGATTTCATAAAAGGAGACCTGTTTCTCGTCTACGATCCGAGCGATCCGGGGAAGCCGGCTACGCGCTTTCAGGCGACGAATGTTACAGCTCCCGACAAGATCCATCACAACCCCGGAGGGTATAATCCTTCAGGAGGAACTCTCGACGTCGCGTACGGCGTTGGAAGCAAGGTTCTCAACCTGAGGCTGATGCAGGCGAAAAGTGTGTCATATTCAGTGGATGCCCGGCAGAACCTGATCAAGACCGTCGAAGACCTCAGCCTGATTGACCCTCCGGCAAATCAACGCACGAAAATAGTAGCATCCGGCGTCGAGGACCTTCAGATACGGTATCAGTTTAAGGACGGCACGTGGAAGAATGCCGGCGATCCCGGTTTCGTTGCGAAGGACCTTCGAGCGATTCAGGTGAGCATCATTGTCAGGACCGAAAAGCCCGATCCCCGCTATCCTGGGCAATCTCTTCAACTGACGGGCTCCTATGGCAATGGCGGAGTGAAAAATTCGGCAGGTTACCGCAGGATGGCCATGAGCACGATCATCTATGTGCGCAATCTTGGGTTCCGGGACTAG
- a CDS encoding tetratricopeptide repeat protein, which produces MAGTNVEELIARGIRAVNSGKTSLALECFEEAVERRNTPANWSYLAFCLAKERRQFDRAIQLCQEAIRKDPQNAVHYLNLGRVYLQAGSTKDAIHVFRQGLLYESNSHIEAELRKIGLRKPPVVGFLRRDHPINKYLGIVMKKLRLR; this is translated from the coding sequence GTGGCCGGCACAAACGTCGAGGAGCTTATTGCCAGGGGCATCCGGGCCGTCAACAGCGGCAAGACATCCCTTGCCCTCGAATGCTTCGAAGAGGCGGTAGAACGCAGAAATACCCCCGCCAACTGGTCCTATCTGGCCTTCTGCCTCGCCAAGGAGCGTCGTCAGTTCGATCGGGCAATTCAGCTTTGCCAGGAGGCGATCCGCAAAGATCCCCAAAACGCGGTTCACTACCTGAACTTGGGACGAGTGTATCTCCAAGCGGGAAGCACGAAAGACGCCATCCACGTGTTCCGCCAGGGGCTCCTGTACGAGTCCAACAGCCACATCGAGGCGGAATTGCGCAAGATCGGCCTGCGCAAACCGCCGGTAGTCGGCTTTCTCAGGCGGGACCACCCCATTAACAAGTATCTCGGCATAGTTATGAAAAAGTTGAGACTCAGGTGA
- the sucC gene encoding ADP-forming succinate--CoA ligase subunit beta — protein sequence MNIHEYQAKEILSSYSIPVPRGRVALTSDQVERAAKEMGGRCVIKAQIYAGGRGKAGGVKLVHHPEQAQDYGKELFGKRLVTPQTGPEGLKVRRILVEEAVEIAREFYLSITLDRATSRYCLIASAEGGVDIEEVAQKSPEKIHVLTIDPYTGLRPYLARKIALALGLTGSLCEDCVELMLNLYKVVLDKDCSLVEINPLVVTRAGWLMAMDAKINFDDNAVFRHREYPDMMDYSQLDTLEINAGKYDLSYIKLSGNIGCMVNGAGLAMATLDVLKEYGGEPANFLDVGGGATREKVAEAFKIILEDADVKGVFVNIFGGIMRCDVIAQGIIEAASEVHCTLPIVVRMDGSKVLEGKQLLVDSGLNVQTADSLGEGAERIVQMLG from the coding sequence ATGAACATTCATGAGTACCAGGCAAAGGAGATCCTGAGCTCGTACAGCATCCCGGTCCCGCGGGGGCGGGTGGCACTCACGTCCGACCAGGTGGAGCGGGCTGCCAAGGAGATGGGGGGGCGCTGCGTCATCAAGGCCCAGATCTACGCCGGTGGCCGCGGCAAGGCCGGCGGGGTGAAGCTGGTCCATCACCCGGAGCAGGCTCAGGATTACGGCAAGGAGCTCTTTGGCAAGCGTCTCGTGACTCCCCAGACCGGCCCCGAGGGGCTGAAGGTCCGCCGCATCCTCGTGGAGGAGGCGGTGGAGATCGCCCGGGAGTTCTACCTCTCCATCACTCTGGACCGGGCAACCTCCCGTTATTGCCTCATCGCCTCCGCCGAAGGGGGGGTAGACATTGAGGAAGTGGCCCAGAAGTCCCCCGAGAAGATCCACGTCCTCACCATCGACCCCTACACGGGCCTTCGCCCCTACCTGGCCCGCAAGATCGCCCTGGCCCTGGGGCTCACGGGGAGCCTCTGCGAGGACTGCGTGGAGCTGATGCTGAACCTCTACAAGGTCGTGCTCGACAAGGACTGCTCCCTGGTGGAGATCAACCCCCTGGTGGTGACCCGGGCCGGCTGGCTCATGGCCATGGACGCCAAGATCAACTTCGACGACAACGCCGTCTTCCGGCACCGGGAATACCCCGACATGATGGATTACTCCCAGCTGGACACCCTGGAGATCAATGCCGGCAAGTACGATCTCTCCTACATCAAGCTCTCCGGCAACATCGGCTGCATGGTGAACGGCGCCGGCCTGGCCATGGCCACCCTCGACGTGCTGAAGGAATACGGCGGCGAGCCGGCCAACTTCCTGGACGTGGGGGGCGGCGCCACCCGCGAGAAGGTGGCCGAGGCCTTCAAGATCATCCTGGAGGATGCGGACGTGAAGGGGGTCTTTGTCAACATCTTCGGCGGGATCATGCGCTGCGACGTCATCGCCCAAGGGATCATCGAGGCGGCAAGCGAGGTCCACTGCACCCTTCCCATCGTGGTCCGGATGGACGGGAGCAAGGTGCTGGAGGGGAAGCAACTCTTGGTGGATTCGGGGCTCAACGTCCAGACCGCCGACTCCCTCGGTGAGGGGGCGGAGCGGATCGTGCAGATGCTGGGCTGA
- a CDS encoding cytochrome C, with amino-acid sequence MAVMLGSVPFVGSVHAMSAFSRKYGMKCDSCHRQRIPELNDFGVAFYKNGFMLPGQNGSAKKDTAASAAVPPVTGKESDSAGEGAPKASVKGPGEGKNEEEEEEEEEEPPPPPTVVYRLPSRDGSVYFTDNPIRQESVPVLRKKQGSRPAPSRAGVIHPAKHQGRVAAKQRMLSSVSAAVSQEHFRSYEECMEQSLLKEPPPISAEETMNRLTAAEKRCSAYQSIKR; translated from the coding sequence ATGGCGGTCATGCTTGGCAGTGTACCCTTTGTTGGGTCCGTCCATGCCATGTCGGCTTTTTCGCGTAAATACGGCATGAAATGTGATTCATGCCATCGCCAGAGGATTCCGGAACTGAACGATTTCGGTGTGGCGTTTTACAAGAACGGTTTCATGCTGCCTGGACAGAATGGCTCAGCGAAGAAAGATACGGCCGCTTCTGCCGCTGTACCCCCAGTGACCGGCAAGGAGAGTGACAGCGCCGGCGAAGGTGCCCCCAAGGCGTCGGTTAAAGGCCCCGGAGAGGGCAAAAATGAAGAGGAGGAAGAGGAGGAGGAGGAAGAACCGCCACCTCCGCCCACGGTTGTCTATCGTCTGCCGTCACGGGACGGGAGCGTCTACTTCACCGATAATCCTATCCGGCAGGAAAGTGTTCCGGTTTTGAGAAAAAAGCAAGGTAGCCGTCCTGCGCCGTCACGTGCCGGTGTAATCCATCCAGCAAAACATCAAGGACGAGTTGCCGCCAAACAGCGAATGCTTTCCAGCGTTTCTGCGGCAGTCTCCCAAGAGCATTTCCGAAGTTATGAGGAGTGCATGGAGCAATCATTGCTTAAAGAACCGCCTCCCATTTCTGCCGAAGAAACAATGAACCGTCTGACTGCGGCTGAGAAACGCTGTTCGGCATATCAGTCAATAAAACGGTAG
- a CDS encoding PAS domain S-box protein — protein MGEESGVIVELQREIEALRERIRDFEAREAECILVHQELFRARREWESIFQGIAHPTVILDSRHVVVAANRAVVKAAGTSEGEIIGRKCYEVFHNSGCTEPPRVCPMEMMLLSNGEETIEVEAEAFGGVFLVSCTPVFDDGGKVDKIIHIATDITARKRAEESLRESEERYRIVADYSSDWDFWLSPEGTLSYVSPACLDITGYAPAEFYADPSLNAAIVHPDDREMIARHNEEAMSSNEKSAMELRIITKGGETRWIFHVCQTVYDSEGKSRGRRASNRDITALKRVEEENRRLHAELELRVMERTAQLEAANRELESFCYSVSHDLRAPLRHIEGFSSILIEDCAEGLDETGKGYLDRVVRATRRMDELVDALLRLSRYTRDYMTFEPVDLSDMTREIMGEFTKSNPERKVTITIQEGLRAMGDARLLRVVMENLLGNAWKFTGKIEEGEIEFGREERDGRGVLFVRDNGAGFDMAYVDKLFNAFQRLHGSDEFEGTGIGLATVQRIIHRHGGEVWAHAAPNRGATFSFTLPPA, from the coding sequence ATGGGGGAAGAGTCAGGCGTGATTGTCGAGCTGCAGCGGGAGATTGAAGCGTTACGCGAGCGCATCCGGGACTTCGAGGCGCGGGAAGCCGAATGCATCCTGGTACATCAGGAACTGTTCCGTGCCCGCCGCGAGTGGGAGAGTATCTTTCAGGGGATTGCCCATCCGACGGTGATCCTCGATTCCCGGCACGTGGTCGTTGCCGCCAACCGGGCCGTGGTGAAGGCCGCAGGGACAAGCGAAGGGGAAATTATCGGCAGGAAATGTTACGAGGTTTTCCACAATTCGGGATGCACCGAGCCGCCACGGGTGTGCCCCATGGAGATGATGCTCCTGTCGAACGGTGAGGAGACAATCGAGGTGGAGGCCGAGGCCTTCGGCGGTGTCTTTCTCGTGTCGTGCACCCCTGTCTTCGACGATGGGGGAAAGGTGGACAAGATCATCCATATCGCCACCGACATCACCGCGCGCAAAAGGGCTGAGGAGTCCTTGCGGGAGAGCGAGGAACGGTACCGGATCGTGGCCGACTATTCCTCCGACTGGGATTTCTGGCTCTCGCCCGAGGGTACCCTTTCATACGTTTCGCCTGCCTGCTTGGATATTACCGGCTATGCCCCTGCTGAGTTCTACGCTGACCCCTCCCTGAACGCGGCAATCGTTCATCCCGACGACCGGGAGATGATAGCGCGGCACAACGAGGAGGCAATGTCCTCCAACGAAAAGAGTGCAATGGAGCTGCGCATCATCACCAAGGGGGGCGAAACCCGCTGGATATTCCATGTGTGCCAGACCGTTTACGACAGTGAGGGGAAAAGCCGGGGCCGCCGCGCCAGCAACCGCGATATCACGGCTCTCAAGCGGGTTGAGGAGGAAAACCGGAGGCTCCATGCCGAACTCGAACTCCGGGTCATGGAACGGACCGCCCAACTCGAAGCGGCCAACCGTGAACTCGAATCCTTCTGCTACTCGGTTTCCCACGACCTGCGTGCTCCGCTGCGCCATATCGAGGGGTTCTCCAGCATCCTCATTGAGGATTGCGCCGAGGGGCTCGACGAAACGGGGAAGGGGTATCTGGATCGTGTCGTCCGCGCCACCAGGCGGATGGATGAGCTGGTGGACGCCCTTCTCAGGCTTTCCCGTTACACCCGGGACTACATGACGTTCGAGCCGGTTGACCTGAGCGACATGACCAGGGAGATCATGGGTGAGTTCACCAAGAGCAATCCTGAGCGGAAGGTAACGATCACCATTCAGGAGGGGCTCAGGGCCATGGGAGACGCGCGTCTCCTGCGGGTGGTGATGGAGAACCTTCTCGGCAACGCCTGGAAGTTCACGGGAAAGATCGAGGAGGGGGAGATCGAGTTCGGGAGGGAAGAGCGCGACGGGCGGGGCGTGTTATTCGTTCGGGACAATGGCGCGGGCTTCGACATGGCTTACGTCGACAAGCTGTTCAATGCCTTCCAGCGGCTCCATGGCAGCGATGAGTTCGAGGGGACCGGCATCGGCCTTGCCACGGTCCAGCGGATCATTCATCGCCACGGCGGCGAGGTCTGGGCCCATGCGGCGCCGAACCGGGGCGCAACCTTCTCGTTCACGCTCCCCCCGGCGTGA